The genomic DNA GAGTTCGGCCGCCCGGCCGAGCACGGTCGAGGCGAGAGGGAACACGACCGGGCTGATCAATCCGGTCCGGCCGGCGCCCTCCAGGACGCAGAACAGCCCCGCGGCGCCGAGGGCGCCGCAGAGCGGTCTGCTGTCCAGTAGGCGTCGTCCGATCACCCGGGGGTTCCAGGGAGGACGACCTTGGCCTCGATCCTGCTCTTCAGGTAGCCCTGATCCAGCATCAGGTCGGCCACTCGCTGCAGGCGGGACTCGTCGAGTCTGGTGGGGAAGGTGCCGAGCGTGATGGCGGCGGCGGTGGCCGCGTCGATTCTGGTGTAGGTGGGGAGGATCTCCTCGACCGCCTTGCGGTCGGCGGCGGCGATCTGCTGGCCCTGGGCGAGTGCCCGCTGGAAGGCGGCCACCGTCTTCGGATTCTTGCCCGCGAACGCCTCGGTGGCCACCACCCCGGCGATGGGGAGGTCGGCGGTCGAGCCGGCCATGGTGTCGGCGAGCTTCCCGGCGCCGATGTTCTTCTGCGCCGCGGTGAGGTGCGGCTCGGTCATCCATGCCGCGTCGACCGCGCCCTGCTCCAGCTTGCCCGCCATGTCGGGGAAGGGGAACTCCAGGAACCGGACGTCCTTCTCCGACAGCCCCTGTGTCTTGAGCACCGAGGTCACCGCCAGGGTGCCGACGTTCTTGAGGCTGTTCACCGCGATCTTCTTGCCCCTGAGGCCGGTCAGGCTTTTGATCGGGGAGTTCTTGGAGACCATGAGATTGAAGGAGTTCGGGGTCGCCTGATACAGATCAGCAATGATCTTCATTCTGTTTCCCGCGGCCACCGCGAGGAAGGTCGAGACGTAATTGGACTGCGTGAAGTCCAGCGAGCCGCCCATAAGGCTCTGCTGCGCCTGCGCACCGCCCTGGACGGCCTGAATCTCGACCGTCAGCCCTTCTTTCTGGAAGAAACCCCGCTTGTCGGCGATGTACAGCGCCGCCGAGTCGGGAATGGGGAGGGCGCCAATCGTGATCTTGCTCTTTTCGAGTCCGCCTCCGCCGCCGGCGGCGTCGGTGCCGGTGCCGGTGTCCGAACCGCCGCAGGCGCCGAGGGCCAGCGTGGCGACGATTCCCGCGATGAGCGCCCGGCTCGCGAGCCTGAACCTCATGGGTCTCCTTAGGTGCGTCTGACCGCCCTCGCCGGGACCGGGCGAAAGCTGTCGGACGACATGGAGACGGTCCTGGGAGGGGTGCGGCCATTTGGGGGGTGTGCCGACCGTCGATCAGAGTAGCGGAATGAGTCGGTCAAATTACAAATATCATTCTAAAAGCCCAGTATGTGGATATATCTACCTATCTCCCATGGTGACAAATCGTTGCCGCCCGTTTTGTCCAGCGAGCGGGTATGTGGCAATGAAGGAAACCATCCGGCCTTCCTGCGAAGTTGGGGATTCAAGCAAGGATTGGCTGGCCGACTGCATGTCTGATGCCGGCTTTGGTGACAAGGGGGATTTTCATCCTGCTGGATGGACTCACCGGCCGGTGGTGCGGTGCCCCCGGCCCTGGTCGCGTCGGGGTCGCCCCCGCCTCGTCACGGCCGATCCCCGCACCACGCCCGCCGATCGCCGATCGCCGGCCGCAGGAGTACGTTCCGCCGGGCCGTCAGCCGTTACCGCGGGCGCCGCGGTGCCAGACGAGCATGCGCCGCTCGAAGCGGAGGAAAGCGGTGTTCAGCACGAGCCCCAGCAACCCGAGGAGCACGATCGCGGTCCACATGGACAGCACGTCCACCTGGCTCTGGGCGATCAGCATGCGGTAACCGACCCCCTCGGTACTGCCGACGTACTCCGAGACGATCATCATGATCAGGGCCAGCGCGACGCTGATCCTCAGCCCGGCGAAGATCTTGGGAGACGCGGCCGGAAGGATGACCCGGGTCAGCCGTTCCATCCTGGACACACCGAACACCTGGGCCGCCTCCAGGTATCGCCGGTCCACATGGCGGGCGCCGTCCAGCGCGTTGAGGAGGACGGGCCAGGAGACACCGAAGACGATGGCCGTCAGCTGAAGCGGCGTGCCCACGCCCGTCATGGTCATGAAGATCGGGATCAGCAGGGGCGGCGGGACCGAGCGGAAGAAGTGGACCAGTGGGTTGACGACGTCGCACAGCACCGCCGACCGGCCCAGCGCGACCCCCGCCGCGATCGCGACGACGCAGGCACCCGCCCAGCCCAGGACCAGACGGCCCAGGCTGGGCAGCAGGTGATCGAGTGCCTCCTGGGTCAGGAAGGCGTGGCGAAGCGGCCCGGAGAACCACAGCTCGTGCAGGCGTACCAGGATGGCCGAAGGCGGCGGGAAGTAGACGGCCCCGGCCATCCTGGAGACCGCCTCCCACGCGAGGAAGGCGGCCGGCACGATCCACATCCAGGCGATCCGCAAGATGA from Streptosporangium sp. NBC_01756 includes the following:
- a CDS encoding ABC transporter permease; translation: MRSIILRIAWMWIVPAAFLAWEAVSRMAGAVYFPPPSAILVRLHELWFSGPLRHAFLTQEALDHLLPSLGRLVLGWAGACVVAIAAGVALGRSAVLCDVVNPLVHFFRSVPPPLLIPIFMTMTGVGTPLQLTAIVFGVSWPVLLNALDGARHVDRRYLEAAQVFGVSRMERLTRVILPAASPKIFAGLRISVALALIMMIVSEYVGSTEGVGYRMLIAQSQVDVLSMWTAIVLLGLLGLVLNTAFLRFERRMLVWHRGARGNG
- a CDS encoding ABC transporter substrate-binding protein gives rise to the protein MRFRLASRALIAGIVATLALGACGGSDTGTGTDAAGGGGGLEKSKITIGALPIPDSAALYIADKRGFFQKEGLTVEIQAVQGGAQAQQSLMGGSLDFTQSNYVSTFLAVAAGNRMKIIADLYQATPNSFNLMVSKNSPIKSLTGLRGKKIAVNSLKNVGTLAVTSVLKTQGLSEKDVRFLEFPFPDMAGKLEQGAVDAAWMTEPHLTAAQKNIGAGKLADTMAGSTADLPIAGVVATEAFAGKNPKTVAAFQRALAQGQQIAAADRKAVEEILPTYTRIDAATAAAITLGTFPTRLDESRLQRVADLMLDQGYLKSRIEAKVVLPGTPG